A single region of the Lates calcarifer isolate ASB-BC8 linkage group LG16_LG22, TLL_Latcal_v3, whole genome shotgun sequence genome encodes:
- the anxa11a gene encoding annexin A11a isoform X2 codes for MSYPGYPPQAGGYPPQPGAYPPQPGAYPPQPGAYPPQAGGYPPQPSGYPPQPGGYPPQAGGYPPQAGGYPPQPGGYPPQAGGYPQAPPPGSWGGGPAGGYPSIGLDSLSNPGYNAGMPGGTMPQGPGMSYPGQPGQPMPGYPRAPSPNPPMAGYGGAPAPMPGYPNAPSPNPSMPAYGGGAMPIAPPVNRGFRGTIKDFPGADPLKDVEVLRKAMKGFGTDEQAIIDLLGSRSNKQRVPLLRAYKTSYGKDLVKDLHSELSGDFRKLVMAMLKTPAEFDAYELNSAIKGAGTDEACLIEILSSRSNAEIKEINRIYKQEYKKSLEDAISGDTSGHFRRLLISLAQGNRDEREQVDISLAKQDAQALYAAGENKLGTDESKFNAILCARSKSHLRAVFLEYQQMCGRDIEKSISREMSGDLESGMLAVVKCIKNTSAYFAERLYKAMKGAGTKDRTLIRIMVSRSEVDMLDIRQEYVKNYGKSLYTHISGDTSGDYKKLLLKLCGGSD; via the exons ATGAGCTACCCTGGATACCCCCCTCAGGCAGGTGGTTATCCACCACAGCCTGGTGCTTACCCACCTCAGCCTGGAGCTTACCCACCTCAACCTGGAGCTTACCCTCCCCAAGCAGGAGGCTACCCCCCGCAGCCAAGTGGCTACCCTCCTCAACCCGGCGGCTACCCTCCTCAAGCTGGCGGCTACCCACCACAGGCTGGTGGCTATCCGCCACAGCCAGGAGGCTATCCCCCACAGGCTGGAGGCTACCCACAGGCACCTCCACCAG GAAGCTGGGGTGGTGGCCCTGCTGGTGGTTATCCTTCCATTGGCCTTGACAGCTTATCCAACCCTGGATACAATGCTGGCATG CCAGGAGGGACCATGCCCCAAGGCCCAGGGATGAGCTACCCCGGTCAGCCTGGCCAGCCTATGCCAGGGTACCCTCGTGCACCATCACCTAACCCTCCCATGGCCGGTTATGGAGGAGCACCAGCGCCAATGCCAGGGTACCCAAATGCCCCATCACCCAATCCATCCATGCCAGCCTACGGAGGAGGAGCCATGCCAATAGCTCCACCTGTCAAT AGAGGATTCAGGGGAACAATCAAGGACTTTCCTGGAGCTGATCCTCTCAAAGATGTAGAGGTCCTGAGGAAGGCCATGAAGGGCTTTG GGACTGATGAGCAAGCAATCATCGACTTACTGGGGAGTCGCTCCAACAAGCAGCGTGTGCCTTTGCTCCGGGCATACAAAACTTCCTATGGCAAG GATCTGGTTAAGGATCTGCATTCAGAACTGTCTGGAGACTTTAGGAAGCTGGTCATGGCCATGTTGAAGACCCCAGCTGAGTTTGACGCCTATGAACTCAACAGTGCCATAAAG GGAGCTGGAACCGATGAAGCCTGTCTGATAGAGATCCTGTCTTCTCGCTCCAATGCTGAAATCAAGGAGATAAACCGCATTTACAAACAAG AATACAAGAAGTCACTGGAGGATGCCATCAGTGGGGATACCTCAGGCCACTTCCGCAGGCTCCTGATCTCTCTCGCCCAG GGTAATCGTGATGAACGAGAACAGGTTGACATCTCCCTGGCTAAACAAGATGCTCAG GCCCTGTACGCTGCTGGAGAAAACAAGCTGGGAACAGATGAGTCCAAATTCAATGCTATTTTGTGTGCCCGGAGCAAATCCCATCTAAGAGcag tgtttctTGAGTACCAGCAAATGTGTGGCAGGGATATCGAGAAGAGCATTTCCAGGGAGATGTCTGGAGATCTTGAGAGTGGCATGTTGGCAGTGG tgaAGTGCATTAAGAACACATCTGCCTACTTTGCTGAGAGGCTTTACAAAGCCATGAAG GGAGCTGGGACCAAGGACAGAACCCTGATCCGCATCATGGTCTCCCGTTCTGAGGTTGACATGCTGGATATCCGCCAGGAGTATGTTAAAAACTATGGCAAGTCACTGTACACGCACATCTCT GGAGACACATCAGGAGATTACAAAAAACTCCTATTGAAGCTCTGTGGGGGTAGTGACTGA
- the anxa11a gene encoding annexin A11a isoform X1: MSYPGYPPQAGGYPPQPGAYPPQPGAYPPQPGAYPPQAGGYPPQPSGYPPQPGGYPPQAGGYPPQAGGYPPQPGGYPPQAGGYPQAPPPGSWGGGPAGGYPSIGLDSLSNPGYNAGMANQISAGMGGFTPNPSMFAQAPGGYPPPPQPGGYGAPFPNQQSYGLYPQPGGTMPQGPGMSYPGQPGQPMPGYPRAPSPNPPMAGYGGAPAPMPGYPNAPSPNPSMPAYGGGAMPIAPPVNRGFRGTIKDFPGADPLKDVEVLRKAMKGFGTDEQAIIDLLGSRSNKQRVPLLRAYKTSYGKDLVKDLHSELSGDFRKLVMAMLKTPAEFDAYELNSAIKGAGTDEACLIEILSSRSNAEIKEINRIYKQEYKKSLEDAISGDTSGHFRRLLISLAQGNRDEREQVDISLAKQDAQALYAAGENKLGTDESKFNAILCARSKSHLRAVFLEYQQMCGRDIEKSISREMSGDLESGMLAVVKCIKNTSAYFAERLYKAMKGAGTKDRTLIRIMVSRSEVDMLDIRQEYVKNYGKSLYTHISGDTSGDYKKLLLKLCGGSD; the protein is encoded by the exons ATGAGCTACCCTGGATACCCCCCTCAGGCAGGTGGTTATCCACCACAGCCTGGTGCTTACCCACCTCAGCCTGGAGCTTACCCACCTCAACCTGGAGCTTACCCTCCCCAAGCAGGAGGCTACCCCCCGCAGCCAAGTGGCTACCCTCCTCAACCCGGCGGCTACCCTCCTCAAGCTGGCGGCTACCCACCACAGGCTGGTGGCTATCCGCCACAGCCAGGAGGCTATCCCCCACAGGCTGGAGGCTACCCACAGGCACCTCCACCAG GAAGCTGGGGTGGTGGCCCTGCTGGTGGTTATCCTTCCATTGGCCTTGACAGCTTATCCAACCCTGGATACAATGCTGGCATG GCCAACCAGATCTCTGCAGGCATGGGGGGTTTTACTCCAAACCCTTCCATGTTCGCCCAAGCCCCTGGGGGGTACCCACCTCCCCCTCAGCCTGGCGGGTATGGTGCCCCCTTCCCTAACCAACAGTCATATGGCCTGTACCCACAGCCAGGAGGGACCATGCCCCAAGGCCCAGGGATGAGCTACCCCGGTCAGCCTGGCCAGCCTATGCCAGGGTACCCTCGTGCACCATCACCTAACCCTCCCATGGCCGGTTATGGAGGAGCACCAGCGCCAATGCCAGGGTACCCAAATGCCCCATCACCCAATCCATCCATGCCAGCCTACGGAGGAGGAGCCATGCCAATAGCTCCACCTGTCAAT AGAGGATTCAGGGGAACAATCAAGGACTTTCCTGGAGCTGATCCTCTCAAAGATGTAGAGGTCCTGAGGAAGGCCATGAAGGGCTTTG GGACTGATGAGCAAGCAATCATCGACTTACTGGGGAGTCGCTCCAACAAGCAGCGTGTGCCTTTGCTCCGGGCATACAAAACTTCCTATGGCAAG GATCTGGTTAAGGATCTGCATTCAGAACTGTCTGGAGACTTTAGGAAGCTGGTCATGGCCATGTTGAAGACCCCAGCTGAGTTTGACGCCTATGAACTCAACAGTGCCATAAAG GGAGCTGGAACCGATGAAGCCTGTCTGATAGAGATCCTGTCTTCTCGCTCCAATGCTGAAATCAAGGAGATAAACCGCATTTACAAACAAG AATACAAGAAGTCACTGGAGGATGCCATCAGTGGGGATACCTCAGGCCACTTCCGCAGGCTCCTGATCTCTCTCGCCCAG GGTAATCGTGATGAACGAGAACAGGTTGACATCTCCCTGGCTAAACAAGATGCTCAG GCCCTGTACGCTGCTGGAGAAAACAAGCTGGGAACAGATGAGTCCAAATTCAATGCTATTTTGTGTGCCCGGAGCAAATCCCATCTAAGAGcag tgtttctTGAGTACCAGCAAATGTGTGGCAGGGATATCGAGAAGAGCATTTCCAGGGAGATGTCTGGAGATCTTGAGAGTGGCATGTTGGCAGTGG tgaAGTGCATTAAGAACACATCTGCCTACTTTGCTGAGAGGCTTTACAAAGCCATGAAG GGAGCTGGGACCAAGGACAGAACCCTGATCCGCATCATGGTCTCCCGTTCTGAGGTTGACATGCTGGATATCCGCCAGGAGTATGTTAAAAACTATGGCAAGTCACTGTACACGCACATCTCT GGAGACACATCAGGAGATTACAAAAAACTCCTATTGAAGCTCTGTGGGGGTAGTGACTGA